Genomic segment of Mucilaginibacter sabulilitoris:
CGCACGGCAAATCGGGCAACATAGCCGTGGTAATGGTGCGCACCGGCCAAAAAGGCGATTCGCATGGCATATCGACTCTGGTTATTGAAAAAGGCACACCGGGTTTTACGCATGGCAAAAAAGAAAACAAACTGGGCATGCGTGCCTCAGAAACCACCGAACTGATATTTGATAACTGCCGTGTACCTAAAGAAAACCTGCTTGGGGTTGAAGGGGAAGGATTTAAACAGGCCATGAAGGTGCTTGATGGCGGGCGCATTTCTATAGCTGCGTTATCATTAGGTATAGCCAAAGGGGCGTTTGAGGCTGCCGTGGCTTATTCAAAAGAGCGTAAACAATTTGGGCAGGTTATCAGCAATTTTCAGGGTATATCATTTAAGCTGGCCGATATGGCAACAGAAATTGAAGCAGCCGAATTGCTGGTTATGCAGGCTGCCGATTTGAAGAACCGGCAATTGCCGGTGACCAAACAAGCTGCCATGGCCAAATATTATGCATCTGAAGTGGCGGTGCGTACAGCTACCGAAGCTGTACAGATCTTCGGCGGCTACGGTTATACCAAAGATTTTCCGGTAGAAAAATTTTACCGTGACGCCAAGTTGTGTACCATAGGGGAGGGCACAAGCGAAATACAAAAGATAGTAATAAGCAGGGAAGTGCTGCGGGGGTAGGATATAAATTACATTTGATGCGGTGATAGTAACAGCCCAGGCTGAACAAATATTATAATTAGTAGTATATTCGAAGCAATCTAAATCTTTAACAAGTATGTTTCTTGGGGTCCTCACATTTTTAATTTGTTCAATTCCTGCTATGTTGCTTGCTCAGCCTGGGCCTAAAAAAGCTGAAAAAAAGTTAGGTCAAAATCCAATATGCTTTATCGACAGCGTTCGTATTTCCTGACAAGAGTTAATGGCTTATGATGCAAACCAAGTTACATTAGTTAATGTGTTGACAGACTCTGATGCTATTAAAGGTTATGGCACGGAAGGAGTGGACGGTGTTGTACTTATTGAATCTAAAAGTTTCGCCAGAAAACGTTATGTCAGGTTTTTTAGAAAGATTTCCGCTCAATACGATAGTATTTATAATGTAGCAAATACCGATACAGTTTTTCAATATATAGTTAATGACAA
This window contains:
- a CDS encoding acyl-CoA dehydrogenase, which produces MDSMLTDTPAGFDFSMNDNQRMVGQMARDFAEKNIRPYVMEWDEAQHFPLELFKKLGELGMMGVVVPEQYGGSGFGYTEYVTVISEIAKVCGSIGLSLAAHNSLCTGHILAFGNEEQKHKWLPKLATAEWLGAWGLTEANTGSDALGMGTTAVLDGDHYVVNGSKNWITHGKSGNIAVVMVRTGQKGDSHGISTLVIEKGTPGFTHGKKENKLGMRASETTELIFDNCRVPKENLLGVEGEGFKQAMKVLDGGRISIAALSLGIAKGAFEAAVAYSKERKQFGQVISNFQGISFKLADMATEIEAAELLVMQAADLKNRQLPVTKQAAMAKYYASEVAVRTATEAVQIFGGYGYTKDFPVEKFYRDAKLCTIGEGTSEIQKIVISREVLRG